The sequence below is a genomic window from Lysobacter stagni.
TGGATCTGGTCGGCGCGCAGCAGCGTGTTGTTGATGCGGCGCACGACCTGCGGCACGGAATTGGCCGGATACAGCGACTGGTCCGGGTACATCTCGCCGGCGATGTTGGCGTCGGCCGCCACCTGCCAGCCGGAAAGGTAGATGGCCTTCAGGCCGGCCTTCACCTGCTGCATCGCCTGATTGCCGGTCAGCGCGCCCAGCGCGTTGACGAACGGCTCGCTGTGCAGCGAGTTCCACAGCTTCTGCGCGCCGAGCTTGGCGATGGAATGCTCCACCGGCACCGTACCGCGCAGGCGCACGACGTCCTGGGCGCAGTACGGGCGGGTAATGCCGGCCCAGCGCGGGTTGGTGGCCCAGTCGTGGCGGAGTTGTTCGGCGTTCTGCAGCGTGCTCATGGCGGTGTTCCTTTCTGTTCTGTATCGGAAGTGATGGGAAAGCGGAACAGCGAGTCGGGAAGGCTCAGTCCAGCCGTGCGTATGCCGGCAGGGTGAGGAAGTCTTCGAGGGTGTCGGCGTGCGTGAGGCGATCGAGTACGCCGATGGCTTCGTTGATGCGCGAGCCACCGGGCAACTTCGTGCGGTCGCCCAGGCGCGTGGGCAGATTGAGGAAGGCCCGCTCGAGCAGCGCGAAGTCGACCTGCGTGCCGTCGTCGAGATGCAGGCCTTCGCTGTGCAGCCACTGCCACAGCTGGGTTCGCGCGATCTCGGCCGTCGCGGCGTCTTCCATCAGCCAGTGGATCGGCACGCAGCCGTTTCCATCGAGCCATGCGGCGAGGTACCGCACGCACACCTCGACGTTGTTCTCGAAGCCGGCGCGCGTGATGGTGCCCAGCGACGGCTTGATGAGGTCATCGCGCGTGACCCACACGTCCTCGCGCAGCACGTGGCGCTGGTTCGGCGTGGGCATGCGCTCGTCGAAGATCTGCCTGGCCAGCGGAATCAGCGCCGGGTGCGCGACCCAGGTGCCGTCGTGGCCCGCGGTGACCTCGCGCAGCTTGTCCGCGCGCACCTTGGCCAGCGCGGTTTCGTTCGCGGCCTCGTCGCCGCTGATCGGAATCTGCGCCGCCATGCCGCCCATCGCATGCGCACCGCGCTTGTGGCAGGTCTGGATCAGCAGCTCCGAATACGCCTTCAGGAACGGCTGCGTCATCGTCACCTGTGCGCGTTCCGGCAGCACCTTGTCGCGATGGCGGCGGAAGGTCTTGAGGTAGGAGAACACGTAGTCCCAGCGGCCGCAGTTGAGGCCGGCGACGCGCGTGCGCAGCGCATGCAGGATCTCGTCCATCTCGAACACGGCCGGCAGCGTCTCGATCAGCACCGTGACCTTGAGCTGCCCGGCAGTCAGGCCCAGCTCGCGCTCGGTGAAGTCGAGCACGTCGTTCCACAGCTGCGCCTCTTCCATCGACTGCAGCTTGGGCAGGTAGAAGTAAGGTCCGCGGTCCTTCGCGGCGAGCACGTCCGAATTGTGGAAGGCGAACAGCGCCAGGTCGAAGAGGCTGGCCGAGACCGGCGTGCCGTCGATGCGCAGGTGCTTCTCGTCCAGGTGCCAGCCGCGCGGGCGCACCATCAGCACGGCCTGCTCCTCGAACGGGCGCAGGCTGTAGTGCTTGCCCGTCTCGGGCGCGGTGAATTCCAGCGTGCCGCGCACAGCTTCGATCAGCGCGCGCTGCCCGGCGATCAGATTGGGCCAGGTCGGCGATGTGCTGTCCTCGAAGTCGGCCATGTAGACCTTCGCGCCGGAGTTGAGCGCGTTGATGACCATCTTCGGATCGACCGGGCCGGTGATCTCGACCCGGCGGTCCAGCAGCGCCTTCGGCAGCGCCGCGACCTTCCAGTCCCCCTCGCGGATGGCGCGGGTGTCCTCACGGAAGTCGGGGAGGCCGCCGGCGTCGAAGAACGCCTGGCGTTCGCGGCGCGCCTGGAGACGGGCCTGGCGGACGGGCTCGAATCGGCGGTGCAGGCCGGCCAGCAGCCGCAGGGCGCCCGGGGTCAGGACGTGGGCCTGTCCGTCGGTCTGGCCGATGAACTCGATCTCGGCCTGCTGGGGCTGCGCCATGACTGCCGACATGCTGTAACTCCGCGGTAACGATGGGAGTTCACCATGCGCTGGCGTTTGTTATTTGACAATCAAGACTTATCAATGCATACCATTAGCTAACCTAATACGCATTGAAACTTTTGAGCCCGAGCCCGCCCAACAGCCCCCGGTTCGCCTACAAGGGGGACCGTCTCAAGCCGCTGCGCGCCTTCTGCCAGACGGCGAGGCTGGGCTCGGTCTCACGCGCGGCCGAGGCGCTGTACCTGAGCCAGCCGGCCGTGACCCTGCAGTTGCAGGCGCTGGAACGCGAGATGGGCGTGCGCCTGCTCGAGCGCAGCGGCCGCCGCATCGCCCTCACCCGTGAAGGCCAGGAGCTGTACGACCTCGCCCGCCCACTGGTGGAGGGGCTGGACGGGTTGGATTCGGTCTTCCATGAGCGCATCCGGGGTCTGGATGCCGGCGAGCTGAACGTGGCCGCCGGCAGTTCGACCATCCTTTATCTGTTGCCCCCGATCGTGGAGGCCTTCCGCGCGGCGCACCCGGAGGTGCGGCTGAGCCTGCACAACGTCACCGGCGCCAGCGGCCTGGACCTGCTGCGTTCGGACGCCGTGGACCTGGCCGTCGGGTCGATGCTCGATGTGCCGGCGGACCTGAGCTATGAGCCCGTCTACCGGTTCGAGCCGATGCTGATCACGCCACGCGACCATCCGCTGGCACAGAAGGACGACCTGACCCTGCAGGACCTCTCGCCCTACGGCCTGATCCTGCCGCCGCAGCGCCTGACCACCTACCGCCTGATCGACCTGGTGTTCCAGCAGAACCGCGTGCCCTACACGGTGGCGCTGGAAGTGGGCGGCTGGGAGGTGATCAAGCAGTACGTGGCAATGGGCCTGGGCATCAGCATCGTCACCGCGATCTGCCTGACCGAAGCCGATCGCGAACGCCTCTCGGCACGGTCGCTGGCGGACTACTTCCCGTCGCGCAGCTACGGCGTCGTCGTGCGCAAGGGCAAATATTTATCGCCACAGGCCCGCGCATTTGTGGAGCTTATAAAGCCCGCTTTGTTCGAACGCGGCGACTACTACTCCACGGGCCAGTCCGAGCGCTGACGTTCACCACGGCATCAGACGCCTCATCGCCGCGTGCACGCTGCGGAGTCAGGCGTCGTGGTTCTTGCCGTTGGAGACCGTGCGGTACCAGCCGCGGATGCGGGCGACGTCGGACTCGTAGCTGTCGGTCAGCTCGAACGGCGCGCCGACACCGATGACCTTGCGTCCGTAATGGAAGTACGCCGGCACCACCGGCACCTCGGCGGCCCTGGCGATGCGCCAGAAGCCCGGCTTCCATTTCTCCACGACCTTGCGCGTGCCTTCCGGCGCCAGGCCGTACCAGAAGCGATCGGCGTTGCGGATCATCTTCGCGGCCTGTTCGACCACGCCCTGCGCCGCCTTGCGGTCCACCGGAATCACGCCCAGCCACTTCAGCACGGGCCCCATCACCGGCACCTTCAATAGCGAGTCCTTGCCGAGCACCTTGAGGTCCAGCCCCACGGCCATCAGCAGCGCGAAGCCCCAGATGCCGTCCCAGTTGGACGAATGCGGGGCGCCGATCAGCACCACCTTCGGCAGATCCGGGAACTCGCCTTCCATCCGCCAGCCACCCAGGCGCAGTATCGTGCGGCCTACCCAGCGGACGAATGCATTGCGATTGGCGCGCGGCGCACTCGGCGGCAGCGGCAGTACCCGTTGTACGGCGGTGTCGGACATGTCCCCTCTTCGGCCTTGCTCGATCCGGTCCGCACCGGATCCATGCTTCTTCTCAGTCCCAGTCGCGCCGGGTCCGCTCGCGTTTGATCGTACCGCGTTCGCGCTTGCCGCTGAGGCGGCGCTCCTTCGATGCGCGGCTCGGACGCGTGGCCACGCGCGGCTTCGGCACCTCGAGCGCGGCGGCGATGAACGAGGCCAGCCGCTCGCGCGCGTCCTCGCGGTTGCGCTCCTGCGTGCGGAAGCGCTGTGCGCTGATGACCAGCACACCCTCGTCGGTCAGGCGCCGGTCGCGTCGTGCCAGCAGGCGCGCGCGCAGGGGTTCGGGCAACGAGGGAGAGCCCGCCACGTCGAAGCGCAGTTCGACGGCGGTGGCGACCTTGTTGACGTTCTGCCCGCCCGGCCCGGAGGCACGGACGAAACGTTCGACCAGCTCCGAGTCCGGGATCGTCAGATGGGGCGCGATCTCGACCATGGGGCGCGACTTTACCAACCCCGGAGGTGCCGCGGACGAAACCGGCGGCATCGGCGAGAATGCGCGACCCTTGGAAGGAACCTGCCGATGACGCGCTTTCTGCTCGCCCTGCTGCTCGCCCTCGCCACCCCGCTGGCCCACGCCGCCGCCCCAACCGACGCACAGATCGATCGCCTGCTGGACGTCATGCGCATGCGCCAGGCCTTGGAGACGATGCTGCCGCAAGTCGAGGCCATGCAGCAGCAGATGTTCGAACGGATGACCGCCGACACGCCGATGAGCGCAGAGCAGCGCGCGCTGGCGCAGCGTATCCTTGCGCGCACCTCGCAGAACCTGCGCAACACGCTGACCTGGGGGAAGCTGGCGCCGATCTACCGCGACGTCTACCGGACCACCTTCGACGCGCAGGACATGGACGCGATGATCGACTTCTACGGCAGCGCGGCCGGCCAGCGCGTCCTGGAGAAGATGCCCAAGGCCATGCAGGCCACCATGGCCGCCACGCAGACGCTGGTGGCGCCGATGATGCAGCAGATGCAGAAGGACATCGCCGAGGAACTGCAGCAGGCACAGGACAAGAGCTGACCGTCACGGCGCGGTGTCGCCCGGGCGCTACACTCGCGCCCGGCGACACACCCGGTACGCGCCATGACCGATGCCCCCGATCCGAATGCGCCGCGCGACCCACCGGAGGCGCGCATCGATGCGACGTTCCGCAACGGCTCGATGACCGTGGTCGGCGTGCTCACCGCCTTCTCGCTCGGCTTCCTCACGCAATGGTCGGTCGACCCCAAGCCCTGGCACCGGAGCGACCTGGCGGCGGTGTTGCCGATGGTCGCCGGCACCGTGGTGCAGTTGCTTGCGCTGAAGCGGCTGCTGCATCCGGATGCCCTGCGCGTGTCCTACTACCTGCGCGCGATCCGGCTGTTCCTGTATGGGCTGGTGCTGCTGGCCGCCGGCGTGCTGGTCGCCGTGGCGAACGACGCGATCACGGCGATCTGAAATCCGCGGCCGCGTCGCCGAACAGTGCCAGCGCCTTGTCGAACTCCGCATCGACCGGCGCGATCACCTCCATGCGCTCGCCATGGACCGGATGCACGAATGCCAGCCGGCGCGCGTGCAGCAACATCCGGTGGATGCCGAGCATGCGGAAGTTGCGGTTGTGGCGCCCGTCGCCGTGGCTGGTGTCACCGATGAGGTGGTGCGAGAGATGCTTGAGGTGCCGGCGGATCT
It includes:
- the aceB gene encoding malate synthase A; this translates as MSAVMAQPQQAEIEFIGQTDGQAHVLTPGALRLLAGLHRRFEPVRQARLQARRERQAFFDAGGLPDFREDTRAIREGDWKVAALPKALLDRRVEITGPVDPKMVINALNSGAKVYMADFEDSTSPTWPNLIAGQRALIEAVRGTLEFTAPETGKHYSLRPFEEQAVLMVRPRGWHLDEKHLRIDGTPVSASLFDLALFAFHNSDVLAAKDRGPYFYLPKLQSMEEAQLWNDVLDFTERELGLTAGQLKVTVLIETLPAVFEMDEILHALRTRVAGLNCGRWDYVFSYLKTFRRHRDKVLPERAQVTMTQPFLKAYSELLIQTCHKRGAHAMGGMAAQIPISGDEAANETALAKVRADKLREVTAGHDGTWVAHPALIPLARQIFDERMPTPNQRHVLREDVWVTRDDLIKPSLGTITRAGFENNVEVCVRYLAAWLDGNGCVPIHWLMEDAATAEIARTQLWQWLHSEGLHLDDGTQVDFALLERAFLNLPTRLGDRTKLPGGSRINEAIGVLDRLTHADTLEDFLTLPAYARLD
- a CDS encoding LysR family transcriptional regulator; protein product: MSPSPPNSPRFAYKGDRLKPLRAFCQTARLGSVSRAAEALYLSQPAVTLQLQALEREMGVRLLERSGRRIALTREGQELYDLARPLVEGLDGLDSVFHERIRGLDAGELNVAAGSSTILYLLPPIVEAFRAAHPEVRLSLHNVTGASGLDLLRSDAVDLAVGSMLDVPADLSYEPVYRFEPMLITPRDHPLAQKDDLTLQDLSPYGLILPPQRLTTYRLIDLVFQQNRVPYTVALEVGGWEVIKQYVAMGLGISIVTAICLTEADRERLSARSLADYFPSRSYGVVVRKGKYLSPQARAFVELIKPALFERGDYYSTGQSER
- a CDS encoding lysophospholipid acyltransferase family protein; amino-acid sequence: MSDTAVQRVLPLPPSAPRANRNAFVRWVGRTILRLGGWRMEGEFPDLPKVVLIGAPHSSNWDGIWGFALLMAVGLDLKVLGKDSLLKVPVMGPVLKWLGVIPVDRKAAQGVVEQAAKMIRNADRFWYGLAPEGTRKVVEKWKPGFWRIARAAEVPVVPAYFHYGRKVIGVGAPFELTDSYESDVARIRGWYRTVSNGKNHDA
- the arfB gene encoding alternative ribosome rescue aminoacyl-tRNA hydrolase ArfB; this translates as MVEIAPHLTIPDSELVERFVRASGPGGQNVNKVATAVELRFDVAGSPSLPEPLRARLLARRDRRLTDEGVLVISAQRFRTQERNREDARERLASFIAAALEVPKPRVATRPSRASKERRLSGKRERGTIKRERTRRDWD
- a CDS encoding DUF2059 domain-containing protein gives rise to the protein MTRFLLALLLALATPLAHAAAPTDAQIDRLLDVMRMRQALETMLPQVEAMQQQMFERMTADTPMSAEQRALAQRILARTSQNLRNTLTWGKLAPIYRDVYRTTFDAQDMDAMIDFYGSAAGQRVLEKMPKAMQATMAATQTLVAPMMQQMQKDIAEELQQAQDKS